In Haematobia irritans isolate KBUSLIRL chromosome 1, ASM5000362v1, whole genome shotgun sequence, a genomic segment contains:
- the CycC gene encoding cyclin C, giving the protein MAGNFWQSSHSQQWILDRQDLIRERQYDLQILSEEEYQKVFIFFANVIQVLGEQLKLRQQVIATATVYFKRFYARNSLKNIDPLLLAPTCILLASKVEEFGVISNSRLISICQSVIKSKFSYAYTQDFPYRTNHILECEFYLLENLDCCLIVYQPYRPLLQLVQDMGQEDQLLTLSWRIVNDSLRTDVCLLYPPYQIAIACLQIACVILQKDSMKQWFAELNVDLDKVQEIVRAIVNLFELWKDWKEKDEIQMLLAKIPKPKPAPQR; this is encoded by the exons ATGGCTGGAAATTTCTGGCAAAGCTCACATTCACAACAATGGATATTAGATCGCCAGGATTTAATACGTGAACGGCAATATGATTTGCAAATTCTAAGTGAGGAAGAGTACCAGAAAGTGTTCATATTTTTCGCCAATGTCATTCAGGTATTGGGCGAACAATTAAAGCTGCGACAACAGGTTATTGCCACGGCGACGGTGTATTTTAAACGTTTTTATGCCCGAAATTCCTTGAAGAATATTGACCCGCTCCTATTAGCGCCGACCTGTATATTACTCGCATCAAAAGTCGAAGAGTTTGGCGTCATATCCAATTCTCGATTGATTTCAATTTGCCAGTCAGTTATCAAAAGCAAATTTAGTTATGCTTACACCCAGGACTTTCCCTATCGTACAAATCACATATTAGagtgtgaattttatttattagagaATTTAGATTGTTGCCTGATAGTCTATCAACCCTATCGACCATTACTTCAACTAGTCCAGGATATGGGTCAGGAGGATCAGTTATTAACCTTAAGTTGGCGAATTGTAAATGATTCATTGCGAACGGATGTTTGTTTGCTGTATCCACCATATCAG atagcTATTGCCTGCCTTCAAATCGCTTGTGTGATTCTGCAAAAAGACTCAATGAAACAATGGTTTGCTGAGCTAAATGTTGACCTTGATAAAGTTCAAGAAATTGTTCGCGCTAttgttaatttatttgaattgtgGAAGGATTGGAAGGAAAAAGATGAAATACAAATGTTGTTGGCAAAAATTCCCAAACCAAAACCTGCACCACAGCGCTGA
- the LOC142221970 gene encoding GPALPP motifs-containing protein 1, which produces MSSDTGSSSSTSEDERKRRQIKKLKKKSKKHKKEKKLRKEKKRSRKEEDVANIKPIAPPRNLDNTNEEVDSFGPALPPHLLNKKSDSQSIVIGPVMPKDFTNVEQTTNQDFSPKSSPQKMDSSEDEETTLIGSYGPIPIANDKEMSATQIELEKRALELKLATIDGINCPTNIDQTVREEWMLELPEVGLKGGLAALNNIKRGFHQGKEKPDFSDRSSWTKTPQSADGEKTKPSTSKESRESLKAQAQAFYDKQRDDEQEAMAKKHKKKHKREESLVDIHQKKLRKEEKRKAKELKESGAKPERRPFSRDIDLKLNKIDSHQTKQIVDKAKLLDTKFSRGHTKYL; this is translated from the exons ATGTCTAGCGACACTGGTTCAAGTTCATCAACTTCTGAAGATGAAAGGAAAAGAAGACaaatcaagaaattaaaaaagaagtCAAAAAAGCATAAAAAGGAAAAGAAACTACGTAAAGAGAAAAAACGCTCGCGAAAAGAGGAAGATGTTGCAAACATTAAACCCATAGCTCCTCCTAGAAATTTAGACAACACAAATGAAGAAGTAGATTCTTTTGGCCCAGCCTTACCACCACATCTATTGAATAAGAAGagtgatagtcaatcaatagttATAGGTCCAGTAATGCCAAAAGATTTCACCAACGTAGAACAAACAACAAATCAAGACTTTAGTCCCAAATCTAGCCCTCAAAAAATGGATAGCAGTGAAGATGAAGAAACCACATTAATTGGATCCTACGGCCCCATACCTATTGCAAATGACAAAGAAATGTCGGCTACACAAATAGAGTTAGAAAAACGGGCATTAGAACTGAAATTAGCCACAATTGATGGAATTAATTGCCCGACAAACATAGATCAAACGGTTCGTGAAGAATGGATGTTGGAATTGCCAGAGGTGGGATTAAAAGGAGGGTTAGCAGCATTAAATAACATCAAGAGAGGCTTTCATCAAGGAAAAGAAAAGCCTGACTTTAGTGATAG ATCATCATGGACTAAAACGCCTCAAAGCGCTGATGGCGAAAAAACGAAACCTAGTACATCCAAAGAATCTAGAGAAAGTCTAAAGGCACAGGCTCAAGCTTTTTACGATAAACAAAGAGATGATGAACAAGAGGCTATggcaaaaaaacataaaaagaaaCACAAACGTGAAGAATCATTGGTAGATATTCATCAAAAGAAACTGAGAAAAGAAGAGAAGCGAAAG GCGAAGGAGCTGAAAGAAAGTGGAGCTAAACCCGAAAGACGTCCTTTTAGTCGAGATATTgatttaaaactaaataaaattgataGCCACCAGACAAAGCAAATTGTGGACAAAGCCAAACTCTTGGATACTAAATTTTCAAGAGGCCATACAAAATacctttaa
- the LOC142221971 gene encoding phosphatidate cytidylyltransferase, mitochondrial, giving the protein MSLYKDILARFPRGGISYVFAYGSGVKQQVGYVDVAKQKDNIIDLVFCVRDPLGWHAENINRHESHYSAMRHLGPKCIMTYQEKFGAGVYFNTLVPLADLDVKIKYGVISKDQMLQDLLEWKHLYMAGRLHKPVQDIVPPVDDEELKQALATNLRNAFQVALLLLPEKFTSYQLFHTISNLSYKGDFRMIFGENKNKVANIVKAQEKDFFDLYSPVMKDLAQYVAVDFGAKEKGSEKLVTQFEQDKSIKAVEYHLRQAPAELQRRLIRNAVFKGSYIDIIGPLAALKNLHEIVQISVNDIVWRSSITQTIKNIPSAGILKSILYASRKAMKTFKK; this is encoded by the coding sequence ATGAGTTTGTATAAAGATATTTTGGCTCGTTTCCCACGCGGCGGCATATCTTACGTTTTCGCTTATGGTTCTGGGGTAAAACAACAAGTTGGATACGTTGATGTAGCTAAGCAAAAGGACAACATTATCGATTTGGTGTTTTGTGTTCGAGATCCTTTGGGTTGGCATGCTGAAAATATTAACCGCCATGAAAGCCATTACTCGGCAATGCGACATTTAGGACCAAAATGCATAATGACATACCAAGAGAAGTTTGGTGCCGGTGTTTATTTTAATACACTAGTACCACTGGCCGATTTGGATGTGAAAATAAAATACGGTGTCATATCAAAAGATCAAATGTTACAAGATCTTCTAGAATGGAAACATTTGTATATGGCGGGGCGCTTGCACAAGCCAGTTCAAGACATTGTACCACCCGTTGATGATGAAGAATTGAAGCAAGCTTTGGCTACAAATTTACGAAATGCATTTCAGGTTGCTTTGCTCCTGCTGCCAGAAAAATTTACCTCATATCAATTATTTCACACCATATCAAATCTTAGTTATAAAGGCGACTTTCGCATGATATTTGGagagaataaaaataaagtggCCAATATTGTAAAGGCCCAAGAAAAGGATTTCTTTGATCTGTATTCGCCTGTAATGAAAGACTTGGCACAATATGTAGCAGTAGATTTTGGTGCCAAAGAAAAAGGTTCGGAGAAATTGGTAACTCAATTCGAACAGGATAAATCAATAAAAGCCGTAGAATATCATTTGCGACAAGCTCCTGCGGAATTGCAAAGACGTCTTATACGCAATGCTGTTTTCAAGGGTAGCTATATAGACATAATTGGTCCCTTGGCTGCCTTGAAAAATTTGCACGAGATAGTACAGATATCGGTAAATGATATAGTGTGGCGTAGCAGTATAACGCAGACAATAAAAAACATACCCAGTGCAGGCATTCTTAAATCTATATTATATGCCTCACGAAAGGCCATGAAAACcttcaaaaaataa
- the LOC142221967 gene encoding BTB/POZ domain-containing protein KCTD9, which produces MNIEGDIGNASQKDKECSNKVTMEIDKHKNSKWVKLNVGGKVFQTTIWTLVSKEPDSMLARMFSQDGAMIPSDQDEQGAYLIDRSAHYFEPIINYLRHGQLIVDPNISLEGVLEEAKFFGLESLVSQLESQIMQNNQSLDNQPLTRRDVIKALIQTSHLTEIRFQGVNLAGADLRKLDFRNINFKYACMQRCNLSHANLAYCCLERTDLAYANLECAQLVSVKGLCANMEGANLRGCNFEDPSGLRTNLEGVNLKGACLESSNMAAVNLRVANLKNANMKNCNLRSAVLAGADLERCNLSGSDLQEANLRGANLKDAELTLMVTPLHMAQAIR; this is translated from the exons ATGAATATTGAAGGGGACATTGGCAATGCATCGCAGAAAGATAAGGAATGCAGCAACAAAGTCACTATGGAAATAGATAAGCATAAAAATTCCAAATGGGTAAAGTTAAATGTCGGAGGTAAAGTCTTCCAAACCACGATATGGACATTGGTGAGCAAAGAGCCAGATAGCATGTTAGCTAGAATGTTTTCTCAAGATGGTGCAATGATACCAAGTGACCAGGACGAACAAGGAGCTTATCTTATAGATCGAAGTGCCCACTATTTTGAACCAATTATAAATTACTTGAGGCACGGGCAACTTATTGTCGATCCAAATATTAGTTTAGAAGGTGTCTtagaagaagcaaaatttttcgGATTGGAATCGCTTGTAAGTCAGCTCGAATCACAAATAATGCAGAACAACCAGTCTTTAGATAATCAGCCGTTGACCCGCAGAGATGTTATTAAAGCATTAATACAAACATCGCATCTTACAGAGATACGTTTTCAAGGTGTGAATTTAGCTGGTGCAGActtaagaaaattagattttcgTAATATAAATTTCAAG TATGCCTGCATGCAAAGATGTAATCTGTCCCACGCAAATTTGGCGTATTGCTGTTTGGAACGCACTGATTTGGCATACGCCAATTTGGAGTGTGCACAACTTGTATCTGTTAAAg GTTTATGTGCCAATATGGAAGGTGCAAATCTAAGAGGATGCAATTTTGAGGATCCATCTGGGCTGCGAACTAATTTAGAAGGCGTTAATCTTAAAGGTGCCTGCTTAGAAAGTTCTAATATGGCGGCTGTGAACCTTAGAGTCGCAAATCTTAAAAATGccaatatgaaaaattgcaatttacGTTCGGCCGTACTAGCGGGTGCGGATTTGGAGCGCTGTAATCTATCCGGCAGTGATTTACAAGAAGCAAATTTAAGAGGAGCTAATTTGAAAGATGCCGAACTTACCCTAATGGTTACACCCTTGCATATGGCCCAAGCCATACGCTAA
- the Dph2 gene encoding diphthamide biosynthesis 2 → MTSAFSTPDTAALERQTDLPQAESEVTFEQIWGNEQKLKCIEWIRSNKYKRVCLQFPDSYLKYSDAIATCIKKQFGETDDVKTFILADTSYGSCCVDEIAAAHVEADSLVHFGNACRSKVSRLPVLYSFPHLDIELPKFFDFLKTLVIYTEGQKVTIYFDIGYHYLLNDANEKELANHILQLKAKEIDIISYCGDKFGLLSEDGTFSIVSGECDKEIDPCRICIFVGTDNQRFFNLSLTTKAVKWFIYDTILAKGSEKNPLTANYIRRRYFYIEKCKDAQTLGLIVATLTSNGYLDVVKRLQTMAKSRGIKTQIISVGRINPAKLANFLEIDCFVLIGCPFNNMFESKEFYKPIVSVFEAEMALNPAWHMRYPESYVTDFKDLLPEGRSFLEFNANDINPEDVSLLTGRLRSNAANGNDVETANLSALSEQHQAVATQARMEMMTTNTGLRFEDRTWQGLDPALGQTEPSKLEKGLSGIPIRYTHD, encoded by the exons ATGACATCGGCATTTTCTACCCCAGATACCGCTGCCTTGGAAAGGCAAACGGATTTGCCACAGGCCGAATCAGAAGTTACATTCGAGCAAATTTGGGGAAATGAACAAAAGCTGAAATGCATCGAATGGATAAGGTCTAATAAATACAAACGG GTATGCCTGCAATTCCCTGATAGTTATCTGAAGTATAGTGATGCCATTGCCACTTGCATTAAAAAGCAATTCGGTGAAACAGACGAtgttaaaacatttattttagctGATACATCCTATGGCAGTTGTTGTGTTGATGAG ATAGCTGCTGCTCATGTCGAAGCTGACAGTCTAGTGCATTTTGGCAATGCATGTCGCAGTAAAGTTTCACGCCTGCCAGTCCTATATAGCTTTCCTCATCTCGATATAGAATTGCCAAAATTCTTTGATTTTCTTAAAACCCTTGTGATATATACAGAAGGACAAAAAGtaacgatttacttcgatatcgGTTATCATTATTTGTTAAATGATGCCAACGAAAAAGAGCTGGCCAATCATATTTTACAACTGAAGGCCAAGGAAATTGATATAATCTCATATTGTGGCGATAAATTTGGTTTGCTGTCGGAAGATGGCACATTTTCCATTGTGTCAGGTGAATGCGACAAGGAAATAGATCCTTGCagaatttgcatttttgttggtACTGATAATCAaagatttttcaacttgtcccTTACAACGAAAGCAGTTAAATGGTTTATTTACGACACTATATTAGCTAAGGGAAGCGAGAAGAACCCTCTTACAGCTAATTATATACGACGCCGTTATTTCTACATAGAGAAATGCAAAGATGCCCAAACATTGGGTCTGATCGTAGCTACACTGACATCGAATGGCTATTTGGATGTTGTGAAACGTCTTCAGACTATGGCCAAATCGAGAGGCATTAAAACGCAAATAATATCAGTGGGTCGTATAAATCCTGCAAAGTTggcaaatttcttagaaattgatTGTTTTGTTCTTATCGGATGCCCTtttaataatatgtttgaatcgAAGGAGTTTTACAAGCCCATTGTTTCGGTTTTTGAGGCTGAAATGGCTTTAAATCCAGCATGGCATATGCGTTACCCGGAATCGTATGTCACAGATTTTAAGGACCTATTGCCAGAAGGCCGTAGTTTTCTCGAATTTAATGCAAACGATATAAATCCAGAAGATGTAAGTTTACTTACGGGTCGTTTACGTTCAAATGCTGCTAATGGAAATGACGTGGAGACGGCTAACTTATCCGCCTTGTCCGAGCAACATCAAGCAGTGGCCACACAAGCAAGAATGGAAATGATGACAACAAACACAGGTTTGAGATTCGAAGATCGCACCTGGCAGGGTCTAGATCCTGCTTTAGGACAAACTGAGCCATCTAAGTTAGAAAAAGGGTTAAGTGGGATTCCTATACGATACACTCACGATTAA
- the UQCR-C1 gene encoding ubiquinol-cytochrome c reductase core protein 1 — MAMRVLGVSQNLRQLTKGVNLLKRYKASDAASLKKTLVNIPATQVTTLDNSLRVASEDSGAATATVGLWIDAGSRSETPQNNGVAHFLEHMAFKGTAKRSQTDLELEVENMGAHLNAYTSREQTVFYAKCLSKDVPKAVEILSDIIQNSKLGESEIERERSVILREMQEVESNLQEVVFDHLHATAYQGTPLGQTILGPTKNIKSIGKSDLQDYISTHYKASRVVLAGAGGVKHNELVKLAEQHLGKLANTYDGKAPEVTPCRFTGSEVRVRDDSLPLAHIAVAVEGCGWTDQDNIPLMVANTLIGAWDRSQGGGVNNASNLARASAEDNLCHSFQSFNTCYKDTGLWGIYFVCDPLECENMLFNVQAEWMRLCTMVTEAEVERAKNLLKTNMLLQLDGTTPVCEDIGRQMLCYNRRIPLHELEQRIDAVDVQNIRDVGMKYIFDRCPAVAAVGPVENLPDYNRIRSSMYWLRV; from the exons ATGGCTATGCGTGTGCTTGGCGTTTCGCAAAACTTGCGACAATTAACCAAAGGAGTGAATTTGTTGAAG CGCTATAAGGCTTCCGATGCTGCTAGCTTAAAGAAAACTCTCGTCAACATCCCTGCCACTCAGGTGACCACTTTGGATAATAGCTTGCGTGTTGCTAGCGAAGATTCAGGTGCTGCCACTGCCACCGTAGGTCTTTGGATCGATGCTGGTTCTCGTTCCGAGACCCCCCAAAACAATGGTGTTGCCCATTTCTTGGAACACATGGCTTTTAAG ggCACTGCCAAACGTTCCCAAACCGACTTGGAATTGGAAGTTGAGAATATGGGTGCTCATTTGAATGCCTATACTTCTCGGGAGCAAActgttttctatgccaagtgtttgtCGAAGGATGTACCTAaggctgtagaaattttgtctgacATCATCCAAAACTCGAAATTGGGAGAATCTGAAATTGAACGCGAACGCTCTGTCATTTTGCGTGAAATGCAAGAAGTTGAAAGCAATTTGCAAGAAGTTGTGTTCGATCATTTGCACGCTACTGCCTATCAAGGTACCCCATTGGGTCAAACCATTTTGGGCCCCACAAAGAACATTAA GTCTATTGGCAAATCCGATTTGCAAGACTACATTAGCACCCACTACAAGGCTTCTCGTGTTGTCTTGGCTGGTGCTGGTGGTGTAAAGCACAATGAATTGGTTAAATTGGCTGAGCAACATTTAGGAAAATTGGCCAACACTTACGATGGTAAGGCACCTGAAGTAACACCATGCCGTTTCACTGGTTCAGAAGTGCGTGTGCGTGATGATTCCTTGCCATTGGCCCAtattgctgttgctgttgaGGGCTGTGGATGGACCGATCAAGACAACATTCCCTTGATGGTTGCTAACACTCTTATTGGTGCTTGGGATCGTTCTCAAGGTGGTGGTGTCAACAATGCCTCTAACTTGGCTCGTGCCAGCGCTGAAGACA ATTTGTGCCACAGCTTCCAATCCTTCAATACTTGCTACAAAGATACCGGTTTGTGGGGCATTTATTTCGTTTGCGATCCATTGGAATGCGAAAATATGCTTTTCAATGTTCAAGCCGAATGGATGCGTTTGTGCACCATGGTAACTGAGGCTGAAGTTGAACGTGCAAAGAACTTGTTGAAGACCAACATGTTGTTGCAATTGGACGGTACTACTCCTGTTTGCGAAGATATCGGTCGCCAAATGTTATGCTATAACCGCCGTATCCCCCTACACGAACTTGAACAACGTATTGATGCCGTTGATGTACAAAACATTCGTGATGTTGGAATGAAATATATCTTCGACAGATGTCCTGCCGTAGCTGCTGTTGGTCCCGTTGAAAATCTACCCGACTATAACAGAATCCGCTCTTCTATGTACTGGTTGAgagtttaa
- the LOC142221966 gene encoding tryptophan--tRNA ligase, cytoplasmic-like produces the protein MSDTVAEGVEALTLNNVKDNEEPVATGVEVTVSDDQNDVVDPWNVTSSSDTGIDYEKLIKRFGSSRIDDELIARIEKITGKPAHPLIRRGIFFSHRELNTILNLKEQGKPFYLYTGRGPSSESLHLGHLIPFIMTKYLQEAFDVPLVIQMSDDEKTLWKDLKVEDAIKLGHENAKDIIAMGFDVEKTFIFSNLTFMGQCPAFYQNVIRMQKCVTFNQVKGIFGFGDSDIIGKIGFPAVQAAPALSSTFPFIFGNRKVHCLVPCAIDQDPYFRMCRDVAPRLGFPKCALIHSTFFPALQGAKSKMSASDQNSAVFLTDTPKQIKNKINKYAFSGGRVTVEEHRKLGGIPDIDVAYQLLKFFLEDDAKLEEIRVAYSKGELLTGEIKKIAIETVTPIVEQHQAARKLVTDEILQKFMEIRPLKFGNSS, from the exons ATGagtgatactgtagctgaaggagTGGAAGCATTGACACTTAACAATGTTAAAGACAACGAAGAACCTGTTGCTACAGGAGTTGAAGTGACTGTTAGTGACGACCAGAATGATGTAGTAGATCCATGGAATGTGACAAGTAGTAGTGATACTGGCATTGACTATGAGAAGTTAATAA AACGTTTCGGTTCGTCAAGAATAGATGATGAATTAATAGCACGCATCGAGAAGATAACGGGCAAACCAGCTCATCCTCTAATACGCCGTGGAATATTTTTCTCTCACCGGGAACTGAacacaattttgaatttaaaggaGCAAGGAAAGCCTTTCTATTTATACACTGGACGTGGCCCTAGTTCAGAATCATTACATTTAGGACATTTGATACCATTCATTATGACGAA aTATCTACAGGAAGCCTTTGACGTGCCTTTGGTAATACAAATGTCCGATGACGAGAAAACACTCTGGAAGGATTTAAAAGTGGAAGATGCTATTAAACTGGGCCATGAAAATGCCAAGGATATCATTGCCATGGGTTTTGACGTGGAGAAAACTTTTATCTTTAGCAACTTGACCTTTATGGG ACAATGTCCtgctttttatcaaaatgtaataCGTATGCAAAAATGTGTGACTTTCAATCAAGTGAAAGGTATTTTTGGTTTCGGTGACTCTGACATAATTGGCAAAATCGGGTTTCCGGCTGTTCAGGCTGCGCCAGCCCTTTCAAGCacatttccatttatttttggCAATCGAAAGGTTCACTGCCTTGTCCCATGTGCCATAGATCAGGATCCATATTTTCGTATGTGTCGTGATGTAGCACCACGTTTGGGTTTTCCCAAATGTGCATTAATACATTCAACATTCTTCCCTGCTTTGCAAGGAGCAAAATCAAAAATGTCTGCTAGTGACCAGAATTCAGCAGTATTTTTAACCGATACCcctaagcaaataaaaaataaaattaataaatatgcaTTTTCTGGAGGACGTGTTACTGTGGAAGAACATCGAAAATTAGGCGGTATACCAGATATTGATGTAGCCTATcaactattgaaatttttcctaGAAGATGATGCTAAATTAGAAGAGATTCGTGTTGCATACAGCAAAGGAGAACTATTGACcggagaaattaaaaaaattgcaattgaa ACTGTTACGCCAATTGTTGAACAACATCAAGCTGCACGTAAATTGGTcactgatgaaattttgcagaaattcatGGAAATTCGTCCCTTAAAATTCGGAAATAGTAGTTAA